In Arvicola amphibius chromosome 1, mArvAmp1.2, whole genome shotgun sequence, one DNA window encodes the following:
- the Hmx3 gene encoding homeobox protein HMX3 codes for MPEPGPDASGTASAPPPQPPPQPPAPKESPFSIRNLLNGDHHRPPPKPQPPPRTLFAPASAAAAAAAAAAAAAKGALEGAAGFALSQVGDLAFPRFEIPAQRFALPAHYLERSPAWWYPYTLTPAGGHLPRPEASEKALVRDSSPASGTDRDSPEPLLKADPDHKELDSKSPDEIILEESDSEEGKKEGEAVPGTAGTTVGTTAATPGSEDWKAGAESPEKKPACRKKKTRTVFSRSQVFQLESTFDMKRYLSSSERAGLAASLHLTETQVKIWFQNRRNKWKRQLAAELEAANLSHAAAQRIVRVPILYHENSAAEGAAAAAGAPVPVSQPLLTFPHPVYYSHPVVSSVPLLRPV; via the exons ATGCCGGAGCCCGGGCCGGACGCCTCGGGCACTGCCAGCGCGCCGCCCCCGCAGCCGCCACCCCAGCCTCCCGCGCCCAAGGAATCCCCGTTCTCCATCAGGAACCTGCTCAACGGAGACCACCACCGGCCGCCCCCGAAACCTCAGCCTCCCCCACGAACGCTCTTCGCGCCGGcctcggccgccgccgccgcggccgcGGCCGCCGCAGCCGCAGCCAAAGGTGCCCTGGAGGGTGCCGCCGGCTTTGCGCTCTCGCAGGTGGGCGACCTGGCTTTCCCCCGCTTTGAGATCCCTGCGCAGAGGTTTGCCCTGCCCGCGCACTACCTGGAGCGCTCCCCGGCCTGGTGGTACCCCTACACCCTGACCCCCGCCGGCGGCCACCTCCCGCGACCAGAAG CCTCGGAGAAGGCCCTCGTGCGAGACTCCTCCCCTGCGTCCGGCACCGACCGCGACTCCCCGGAGCCTCTGCTCAAGGCTGACCCAGACCACAAGGAACTGGACTCCAAGAGCCCGGACGAGATCATTCTGGAAGAGAGCGATTCAGAGGAAGGCAAAAAAGAAGGCGAGGCGGTGCCGGGCACGGCCGGGACAACTGTAGGGACGACTGCGGCGACACCCGGCTCAGAGGACTGGAAGGCGGGCGCCGAGAGCCCCGAGAAGAAGCCCGCGTGCCGCAAGAAGAAGACGCGCACCGTCTTCTCGCGCAGCCAGGTCTTCCAGCTCGAATCCACCTTCGACATGAAACGTTATCTCAGCAGCTCGGAGCGCGCCGGCCTGGCTGCGTCGCTTCACCTCACTGAGACGCAGGTCAAGATCTGGTTCCAGAATCGTCGCAACAAGTGGAAGCGACAGCTGGCGGCCGAGTTGGAGGCCGCCAACCTGAGCCACGCCGCGGCGCAGCGCATCGTGCGCGTGCCCATCCTTTACCACGAGAACTCTGCCGCGGAGGGTGCGGCTGCGGCCGCAGGGGCCCCGGTGCCAGTCAGCCAGCCGCTGCTCACCTTCCCGCACCCAGTCTACTACTCGCACCCTGTGGTCTCGTCTGTGCCGCTGCTACGGCCTGTGTGA